The nucleotide sequence AGGGAAAACATCGAGCAGAGCGAAGCCCGTGTGCAACAGGACGAGGCCAGTGTCGCTGCCGCTACAACCGCGGTGGAAGTGGCCCGGCTCAATCTGCAGCGCACCGTGGTGAGCAGCCCGGTGGATGGTTATCTCAACGACCGCACCCCGCGCGTGGGCGATTACGTCAGCACCGGCAAGCCGGTGTTGTCGATGGTGGATGCCCATTCCTTCCATGTGGATGGCTATTTCGAAGAAACCAAGATGAACCGGGTGCAGGTCAACCAGCCGGTGGAAATCCAGATCATGGGCGAGGCGCACAAGCTGCGCGGCCATGTGCAGAGCATTGCCGCCGGCATCGAAGACCGTGACCGCAGCAATGGTGCCACCCTGCTGCCCAATGTGAATCCTACTTTCAACTGGGTGCGGCTGGCCCAGCGCATTCCGGTGCGCATTACCCTGGATGAAGTCCCGGCCGA is from Aquitalea aquatilis and encodes:
- a CDS encoding efflux RND transporter periplasmic adaptor subunit, producing the protein MMKKLIGKAGPVVLTLIVVVAAVLVGRYLWDYYTNAPWTRDGHIRADVVQIAPDVSGLITEVKVTDNQLVKRGQVLFVIDRARYALALKQAEAALAQQSAGLSQAKREAARNRGLSDLVARENIEQSEARVQQDEASVAAATTAVEVARLNLQRTVVSSPVDGYLNDRTPRVGDYVSTGKPVLSMVDAHSFHVDGYFEETKMNRVQVNQPVEIQIMGEAHKLRGHVQSIAAGIEDRDRSNGATLLPNVNPTFNWVRLAQRIPVRITLDEVPADFRMIAGRTATVAVVAVKGGQP